ATCCTCTAATCTGCCGCTTTTGCCCATTGATTCTAGGTCATCCTTACTTCCCTGCCATACAAGTTTTCCTTTGTTTATTACTACAAATCTATTGCAAAGCTGTTGAAGTTCATCTAACAAATGACTTGATATAAAGAAAGTTATTTTCTTTTCTTTTTGGAGCTTAAATATAAGTTCTCTTAAATCTCTCATGCCCATTGGATCAAGTCCATTTGCAGGTTCATCTAAAATAATTACTTCTGGATTGTTTAAAAGTGCTTGTGCAATACCAAGTCTCTGCTTCATTCCTAAGGAATAAGTTTTAACTTTATCACAGCCTCTATCTTGAAGGTCTACTATCTTTAAAACCTCCTCCACCTTTTCTTTTTGTTCAAACTTTGACATACCTGGATTTAACATAGCTAAGTTCTGAAGATTTTTTCTTCCTGACATATATGGAAAGAATATAGGTTCTTCAACTATTGCTCCAAGTTTTAATAATGCATTTTTTCTTTCTTTTACTACATTAGTTCCGTTTATAGTTACTTCTCCTTCCGTAGGTGAAATTAGATTTGTTATTATTCTAATCATAGTAGTTTTTCCTGCACCGTTGGGTCCAATAAAGCCGCAGATATCACCTTCATGAACATTGAAGGAAATGTTTTCTAATATAGTTTTTTTCCCTATTTTTTTGCTCACATTTTTAACTGCAATTTTTTCACTTGACATAAATTAATGCCTCCTAATTACTAATACTTTTTGAACACAAGGTAATTATAAGAGGCAATTTTAAAGTTTTCTTAAAGTTTTAAATTTTATTTATAAAAGTTATTATACTTATTGCATAAAAAATAGACTAAACCAGATTTTTGGCTTAATCTTACTTTTCCCACTTATACCCTACTCCCCAGACAGTAGAAATATATTCTTCTTCAGTATCAAAGCTTTGAATCTTATGTCTTATCTTTTTAACATGCTCCGCTACCGATGCTGAATCTCCTTCAGCATCATAACCCCATACTTTCTCATATATCTGTTCCTTTGAAAAAACTTGTCCACAATTTACTGATAAAAATTCAATTATATCAAATTCCTTCTTAGTTAAAATTACTAACTGGCCATTACAATAAACTTCTCTATTTCTTAAGTTTATACTTACATTTTTAAAATATAAATTAGCCTTTTCACAATTATTTGTGTTTCTTTTTTCTCTTCTTAAATGAGCGTGTATTCTTGCTTTTAATTGTCTTAAACTAAATGGCTTTTGAATATAATCATCTCCACCAGAAGCAAGACCCTTAATTATGTCTCTTTCTTCTCCTTTAGCAGTTAAAAAGATAATTGGACAGCTTACTATATCTCTTATATCATTACATACCTCATATCCACTTTTACCTGGCATCATGATATCAAGCAATATTAAATCTGGATAAAACTTTATTTTTTCCAAGGCTTCTTCACCACTAGAAGCAGTAAAAACTTCATAATCATCTTCCTCCAATGAATCTTTTAAAAAAGATATTATATCCTCTTCATCATCTACTACTAATATTTTTTCTCTCAATTTTTATCACTCCAATAATAATTCTTATATCTGCTTTATTTTGTAAATAAACTTTTCCTATTTATTTGTAATTCACTTGAAGATAAATTAATCAATAATTCCTCAATAGCAGAAATACTTGCAATAGTACAAACTATATAAATAATCATATTTGATTGCACAAAAGCAAGTGATATTATAAACACAAACAGTATAAATCCTGTGAATTTGTTTCCATAAGTATGAAGCATCTCAAAAGTTTTATACTTTATAAATATCACTATCATTGATATTATTTTAATCATTGCTATAATGGCAACCCAGATGATAATTCTAATTGTCGGTTTAATAACTGGGTACAGTACAATTATTAATACCAATATCATTATAAAATCCCCAATAGAATCAAGATTATCACCTAGTTTGCTTTGGGTATGTGTTTTTCTTGCTAAATATCCATCAAGAACATCAGTAATTTGACAAGCAAGAAAAATTACAAAAAATGATTCACTCAAAGGTCTTACAAATAACATCATAATTGCAAGAAATATTCTTAAAACCGATATGCAATTTGCTGCTGAATTAATTATCATAGAATTATCCTTTCTTGTATAATCACATTTGACATCATTTTGATGATGAATGAAATACTACCAAAAACCAAATAGCATTTACAATTAATGATGCAATGCAAATAACTCCTATTAATGTATATAATAAATTTTTAGCAAACAAATTAGAAATAAAAACAACTGTTATTAATGAAAAATCTGATAATATTCCAATTGCAAGAACAAATGCCAATACAAATCTCACTGCTCTTATTCCTAATATATAAATCATTAAAGGTACTATATAAAATAATAAAATAATACCTACAGATGACCACATGCCAAAAGAATTGAATTTATTGGCATGTAGACCGGATTTAGAAAGTGGTGAAAGAGATATCATAACTATCAGTAAGCAAAAAAGTACTGCAGAAACTAATGTTATAAAAATAACCTTACACTTATTTTTTTGTTCTATCATTATTTAGGCATCCTTTCTTAATTTTTATTCATTCCAATTGAAAATGAATTATTAATTATATTATATTATGATAAAATGTAAATAAGCAACATTACTTTTAAGAGGTGTATTAAATGTACAATATAATGCTAATTGAAGATGATAAAAAATTAAATAGTCTTATAAGAAATCATCTTAAGAAGTATGGATATCAAACTTGCTGTGTAAATAATTTTTGTGATATAAAAACTGAATTTATTAAAAATAACCCCCATCTTGTTCTCATGGACATTAACTTACCCTTATATGATGGCTTTTACTGGTGCAGAGATATAAGAACAATATCTAATGTACCTATAATATTTCTTTCAGCTAGAAATTCTGATATGGATCAAGTTATGGCCATTGAAAATGGAGGGGATGATTATATAACCAAACCTTTTTCCTACGAAGTACTCATTGCAAAAATAAAAGGAGTTATAAGAAGAGTTTATGGCAGTTATTCCGAAAACAGCAGCAGTGAAGTATTTGAATCAAATGGACTTTTTTTGCATTTAAATCAAAACATAGTAGAATATCAAAGTAAAAAAATAGAACTTAGCAAAAAAGAATTTCAACTTTTATACTCTCTGATCAAAAATGCAAATAAAATTGTCTCCAGAGAAAGTTTGCTAGAAGTTTTATGGAATGATGTAGATTTTGTTGATGACAATACCTTATCTGTTAACATTACCCGAGTTAGGAAAAGGCTTGAAGAACTTGGAATTACTAAAGTTATTGAAACCAAGCGTGGGCAAGGTTATAAAATAGTACCTAATTGGTAAAACAAAGCAGGTGAAATAAATGAATTTTAAAGACTTTCTTAAGGATAAGATACCTTTTGCAGTAATTTATTTTTTAACTACTGCTGCAGTTATACTTGTAATGTATCTTACTTTAATCATAAACAAAATTGAACTTATGAATAATAACATACTTTATGCGTGGTTAATTTCAATAATCTTTTTTATACTATTTTTGATATATGACTACTTAAAAAATAAACATTTTTATAATCAACTTAACATAATGCTAAATTCAAATGAAGATTTAGATAATATACTTAATATAGGAAGTTGCAGCACTCGTGAGCAGGAAATATTTAAAAAACTCTTGCTTAAAACTTATAAAATATGTAGTGAAAGAACTATAAAATACGAAGAAACACACAAAGAATACATAAATTTTATAAATAAATGGGTACATCAAATGAAAACTCCTGTATCTGTTATGAATCTCATACTTCAAGATGAAATAAATGAAGATAATAGAGCTCTATTTGACAGTATATTAGAAGAAAATGAAAAGTTATCTCATGGTCTTGATATGATGCTTTGTAATGCAAGAGTTAATGAATTTAATCTGGATTTTAATGTAGAAAGCTTAAACATTATATCCATTGTTAGAAATGTTTTAAATGACAATAAGAAAGCGCTCATAAGGAACCATGTATTTCCTAAAATTACATCTGATACAGATATAACAGTAGAAACAGATAAAAAATGGATTTACTTTGTAATAAATCAAATAGTTATAAATGCTATAAAATATTCAAAGCTGAAAATTCAGGACAACAAATATATTACATTTAAAATCAAGGATGAAAATTCAAAAATTATGTTATCCATAAGTGATGAAGGAATAGGTATACCAAAAGAAGATTTAAATAGAGTATTTAATGCTTTCTTTACAGGTAAAAATGGAAGAAAAAGTGATGAATCTACAGGTATGGGAATGTATCTTACAAAAAAAATATGTGACAAACTTGGTCATGAAATCCTTGTAGAATCGGAAGAAGGCAAAGGTTCCACCTTTTCTATTGTATTTTTCAAGGGTAAAAACTTGTTTAAATTTTAATCTTTCAATATTGTAAGATTAAAATTGTATTTGAAAGAGAAATCGATACATTGATTTCTCTAATTTTTTTATAATATATACATAAAGTTCAAGATATTTCTCATCTAAAAAAATGAGAATATTATGGACAGCAGACATGAGATTAATAGATGAAAGGAATGATAACATGTCAGTATTAAAAGCTGAAAATATAAGTAAAATTTATGGTGATAAAAGAGGAAGCTTACAGGTAAAAGCCCTTGATAAATTTAATATTAGCATAGATGAAGGAGAATTTGTAGGGGTCATGGGGCCTTCAGGAAGTGGGAAAAGTACCCTTTTAAATATTCTTGCAACAATAGATACTCCAACCTCAGGAGAACTTTTCATAAATGAAATTAATCCAGAAAAACTTGACGAAAAGAAAGCTGCACTATTTAGGAGAAAGGAACTTGGATTCATATTTCAAGATTTCAATTTACTAGATTCCCTATCAATAAAGGAAAATATAATACTTCCACTAGTACTTAATAAAACAAATACTCATGAAATAGAAAAAAAAGTAGATGATATTGCTTCACTTTTAAATATAAGAAAGATTTTAGATAAAAGGCCTTATGAAACTTCAGGTGGCCAGCAGCAAAGAGCCGCTTGTGCAAGAGCACTAATTCATAGTCCATCTATAATACTTGCAGATGAACCTACTGGAAATCTTGATTCTAAAGCTTCTCAGGATGTTATGGAATCTTTGACTAATTTAAATAATGAAAGAAAAGCAACTATAATGATGGTTACTCATGATCCTTTTGCAGCCAGCTTTTGTAAAAGAATAATAATGATTAAGGACGGAAGATTCTTTTTAGAAATTGTAAAAGGAGGTAATCGTCAAGCTTTCTTCAAGGAAATTATGGATTCACTTACTTTAATAGGAGGTCATTATAATGACATTGCATAACATCGCTGTTAAAAATATAAAGGGAAATTTAAATAAATTTATAATGTACTATTTAAGCAATACTTTTGTAGTTATGGTATTTTTCATATTTGGAAATTTTCTTTTAAATCCTAAGGCTTCCAGTTTAAAAAACATGGGCCAGGCTGGAGCAATTATGACAGAAACAGTTTATCTTTGTGAGTTTGTAATACTCATATTCACAGTTGTATTTACTAACTACTCCATATCAAGTTTTTTAAAATCAAGAGAAAAGGAATTTGGACTTTTATCAATGTTTGGACTGACAAAAAGCCAGGTAAGAAATTATGTTATTTTTGAAAACTTCATTGTTTCTTTATTTTCAATAACAACAGGGGTCATCTTTGGTATTCTTTTTTCCAAATTATTTTTTATGGCAATTTCAGCTATTTTGATTTTGAATGCTGAAATCCCCTTTACCATATCAATTAAAGCTGTACTATTAACTTCAGTATGTTTTTTAGTATTGTTTCAAATAACCTGTTTAAAAGCAAGTTATAAGATAAAGAGCAATAATATAATAGAACTTTTAAAAGGCTCACGGGTTGCAAAGCCAGTACCTAAATTTTCTAGTAAAAAATCAGTTTTATCTATAATATTAATTGTATTTGGATACATTTTAGCGGTTTTTTCAGGTCAGGCTATTGTACTCACTATGTTCCCTATTTTAATTGTAGTAGTAACTGGCACCTATATGCTGTACTCTCAATTCAGCATATACATTACAAGTAAACTTAAAAATAATAATAAAATCTTTTATAAAGGCATCAATATGATAACACTGTCTCAAATAATATATAAACTCAGTGACAATACAAAAATACTATTTGCTGTTTCAATACTTTCAGCTGTAACCTTGACAGCTTCTGCAAGCGTATACTCATTTCAAAAAACTGTACAAAAACAAACTATGCTAGACTACCCACAAGACATAAGTTTTATTGAAAATGGATTAAATGCACACAATGTAATATCTCCTAAAGAAGTAGAAAAAGTTTTTAAATCCTATGGAAATGAAATAAAATATAAAAGTAAAATTATTCTTATAAAAGCAACTAATAATGACTTATCTTCAAATAAGCACTCAAATTTTGAAGAACTCGTAAATAGAAAAAATTTCTATATTATGTCCAATACTGATTATAATGTTTTAGCAAGTGAGCAAAAGAAAACACCTATTAAATTAAATAATGGTGAAGTAATTGTTCACTATCATAATGTCATTGCAACTAAAGATACAAAATTATTTGCTGATAAAAATTATTTAAAATTAAATACCGAAGATACTTCCATAAATTTAAAGCTTAAAAATGAAATAAATGGTGGAATAATTAATAAGGATAAACAGAACTCTAATACTGCAGTAATAAGCGATGATGACTTTAAGAAACTTAAAGCTGATATTAAGGATGATAATCTTCAAGTTTATTATGGTTATACTATAAAAAATGGATTTAAAGCAGTAAATTCAGTATCAAAGATAAAAAGTGAAATTCCAAAGGAAATGAAAAACAGTTTTTCTGAAAGAGTATTAAGCTTTTCTAAAATGATGGAAGTTATGTCTACATTTTTCTTCATAGGAACCTTTATTTCAGTATTGTTCTTTATAGCAACCTGCAGCATAATATACTTTAAATTATTTAATGAAATTCAAAATGATAAGCATGAATTTACAGCTCTTAAAAAAATGGGAATGTCTACAGATGAAATAAAAAAAATAGTAAGTACTCAATGCTTTATAATGTTCTTTCTCCCTTTTGCAGTATCCTTTATTCACACTAGTTTTGCAATAAAGGCCTTAAGCAATATATTACAAACAAGCCTTAGCCTTTATTTAATGATTATAGTTGGAATTTATTTTCTACTCCAGACAATTTACTTTTTCTTTTCAAGGACTATGTATGTAAAGCAAATAAATACATGGCAGTAGTTAAATTACTACTTTTAAAAAGTAAAGAGTGCAATCGCTTTCTTAGAAAATTTAGAGGCAGTACTTTCTCAATGTGCCTCTAATTTTCTTTTAAATGCATATCAATTCTATGCGATACTTTATATTTAACCGCTATTTCTAAACCCATAGTGTGAAAATCTATAAGAGCAACTTTAATAAATCATATTCCTTTTGTTTATCAGTATTTTTGCTATTTACCTTGCTGAAGTCTACATCTATTATTTTGTTATCCTTAATTCCAACAGCCCTTCCTGCAAAACCTTTTATCAATAGTTCTACAGCTTTAACCCCCATTTTACTCGCTAATACTCTATCAAAAGCAGACGGATTTCCCCCTCTTTGTATAAACCCTAAAACAGTGTTTCTTATACTAATATTTAGTCTTTTTTCTATATAATTTTGAAGTTCTTCTATATCATACATTCTTTCAGTTATTATTATCACATTATCATTTTTTCCGCTGCTTATATTTTTGCTCAATTTATTACATATAGTATTAAAATCTAATTTTTTTTCAGGAGTAGATATTATTTCTCCTCCTCCAGCTAAAGCTGAATATAGCGCTAAATCACCACAATACCTTCCCATTACCTCTACAATAGTAGTTTTTTCATGGGAAGAATCTGTATCTCTTATTTTACCTATACATTCTAAAACTGTATT
The genomic region above belongs to Clostridium sp. AWRP and contains:
- a CDS encoding ATP-binding cassette domain-containing protein, with protein sequence MSSEKIAVKNVSKKIGKKTILENISFNVHEGDICGFIGPNGAGKTTMIRIITNLISPTEGEVTINGTNVVKERKNALLKLGAIVEEPIFFPYMSGRKNLQNLAMLNPGMSKFEQKEKVEEVLKIVDLQDRGCDKVKTYSLGMKQRLGIAQALLNNPEVIILDEPANGLDPMGMRDLRELIFKLQKEKKITFFISSHLLDELQQLCNRFVVINKGKLVWQGSKDDLESMGKSGRLEDAFIKLVSGC
- a CDS encoding response regulator transcription factor, with protein sequence MREKILVVDDEEDIISFLKDSLEEDDYEVFTASSGEEALEKIKFYPDLILLDIMMPGKSGYEVCNDIRDIVSCPIIFLTAKGEERDIIKGLASGGDDYIQKPFSLRQLKARIHAHLRREKRNTNNCEKANLYFKNVSINLRNREVYCNGQLVILTKKEFDIIEFLSVNCGQVFSKEQIYEKVWGYDAEGDSASVAEHVKKIRHKIQSFDTEEEYISTVWGVGYKWEK
- a CDS encoding CDP-alcohol phosphatidyltransferase family protein is translated as MIINSAANCISVLRIFLAIMMLFVRPLSESFFVIFLACQITDVLDGYLARKTHTQSKLGDNLDSIGDFIMILVLIIVLYPVIKPTIRIIIWVAIIAMIKIISMIVIFIKYKTFEMLHTYGNKFTGFILFVFIISLAFVQSNMIIYIVCTIASISAIEELLINLSSSELQINRKSLFTK
- a CDS encoding DUF5391 family protein, producing the protein MIEQKNKCKVIFITLVSAVLFCLLIVMISLSPLSKSGLHANKFNSFGMWSSVGIILLFYIVPLMIYILGIRAVRFVLAFVLAIGILSDFSLITVVFISNLFAKNLLYTLIGVICIASLIVNAIWFLVVFHSSSK
- a CDS encoding response regulator transcription factor, with product MYNIMLIEDDKKLNSLIRNHLKKYGYQTCCVNNFCDIKTEFIKNNPHLVLMDINLPLYDGFYWCRDIRTISNVPIIFLSARNSDMDQVMAIENGGDDYITKPFSYEVLIAKIKGVIRRVYGSYSENSSSEVFESNGLFLHLNQNIVEYQSKKIELSKKEFQLLYSLIKNANKIVSRESLLEVLWNDVDFVDDNTLSVNITRVRKRLEELGITKVIETKRGQGYKIVPNW
- a CDS encoding sensor histidine kinase; amino-acid sequence: MNFKDFLKDKIPFAVIYFLTTAAVILVMYLTLIINKIELMNNNILYAWLISIIFFILFLIYDYLKNKHFYNQLNIMLNSNEDLDNILNIGSCSTREQEIFKKLLLKTYKICSERTIKYEETHKEYINFINKWVHQMKTPVSVMNLILQDEINEDNRALFDSILEENEKLSHGLDMMLCNARVNEFNLDFNVESLNIISIVRNVLNDNKKALIRNHVFPKITSDTDITVETDKKWIYFVINQIVINAIKYSKLKIQDNKYITFKIKDENSKIMLSISDEGIGIPKEDLNRVFNAFFTGKNGRKSDESTGMGMYLTKKICDKLGHEILVESEEGKGSTFSIVFFKGKNLFKF
- a CDS encoding ABC transporter ATP-binding protein, whose product is MSVLKAENISKIYGDKRGSLQVKALDKFNISIDEGEFVGVMGPSGSGKSTLLNILATIDTPTSGELFINEINPEKLDEKKAALFRRKELGFIFQDFNLLDSLSIKENIILPLVLNKTNTHEIEKKVDDIASLLNIRKILDKRPYETSGGQQQRAACARALIHSPSIILADEPTGNLDSKASQDVMESLTNLNNERKATIMMVTHDPFAASFCKRIIMIKDGRFFLEIVKGGNRQAFFKEIMDSLTLIGGHYNDIA
- a CDS encoding ABC transporter permease: MTLHNIAVKNIKGNLNKFIMYYLSNTFVVMVFFIFGNFLLNPKASSLKNMGQAGAIMTETVYLCEFVILIFTVVFTNYSISSFLKSREKEFGLLSMFGLTKSQVRNYVIFENFIVSLFSITTGVIFGILFSKLFFMAISAILILNAEIPFTISIKAVLLTSVCFLVLFQITCLKASYKIKSNNIIELLKGSRVAKPVPKFSSKKSVLSIILIVFGYILAVFSGQAIVLTMFPILIVVVTGTYMLYSQFSIYITSKLKNNNKIFYKGINMITLSQIIYKLSDNTKILFAVSILSAVTLTASASVYSFQKTVQKQTMLDYPQDISFIENGLNAHNVISPKEVEKVFKSYGNEIKYKSKIILIKATNNDLSSNKHSNFEELVNRKNFYIMSNTDYNVLASEQKKTPIKLNNGEVIVHYHNVIATKDTKLFADKNYLKLNTEDTSINLKLKNEINGGIINKDKQNSNTAVISDDDFKKLKADIKDDNLQVYYGYTIKNGFKAVNSVSKIKSEIPKEMKNSFSERVLSFSKMMEVMSTFFFIGTFISVLFFIATCSIIYFKLFNEIQNDKHEFTALKKMGMSTDEIKKIVSTQCFIMFFLPFAVSFIHTSFAIKALSNILQTSLSLYLMIIVGIYFLLQTIYFFFSRTMYVKQINTWQ
- the pfkA gene encoding 6-phosphofructokinase gives rise to the protein MKIGILTSGGDAPGMNATIRAVVKSANYNSIEVLGIKYGYKGLIEEDIIKLYNLDIDGIAEKGGTILKTARCLEFMDEGGRKKALETLKKFELDSLVVVGGDGSFQGAEELSKLGIKVIALPGTIDNDLAYTDYCIGFDTTLNTVLECIGKIRDTDSSHEKTTIVEVMGRYCGDLALYSALAGGGEIISTPEKKLDFNTICNKLSKNISSGKNDNVIIITERMYDIEELQNYIEKRLNISIRNTVLGFIQRGGNPSAFDRVLASKMGVKAVELLIKGFAGRAVGIKDNKIIDVDFSKVNSKNTDKQKEYDLLKLLL